The proteins below come from a single Pseudarthrobacter sp. SSS035 genomic window:
- a CDS encoding ABC transporter ATP-binding protein, with protein MSTQNRPTSGAPRSAGPNSAAPGGTAAASKTGTPDVVRIPRPAGGPGRGGPFAGMNVPAEKAMNFGPSAKRLLGTLRPERAWLLLVLIMGVASVTLSVIGPRLLGEGTNLIFSGVVSRELPAGVSKAELIAQLRAAGESQKADMLTPMALTPGQGIDFAALSSVLLWALVLYVLASAFMWVQAYVLNGVVQRTVFGLREEIEAKIHRLPLRYFDSIQRGELLSRVTNDVDNISQSLQQSISQAVTSVLTVVGVLVMMVILSPTLALIALVTVPLTLGITALIAKRSQKLFVAQWKHTGELNGQIEETYTGHALVKVFGRQREVEERFRQKNVELYDASFGAQFISGLIMPAMTFIGNLVYVGIAVVGGLQVASGAMQLGDVQAFIQYSRQFTMPLAQLGSMANLLQSGVASAERVFSLLDEPEESAEPVASSGPAFGRGRLVFESVSFSYSPDKPLISSLSLVAEPGQTVAIVGPTGAGKTTLVNLMMRFYELDAGRITLDGVDVTSVPRRELRSRLGMVLQDTWLFGGTIRDNIAYGRPSASEDEILEAARATYVDRFVHSLPDGYDTVLEDEGSNVSAGEKQLLTIARAFLARPSVLILDEATSSVDTRTEVLVQKAMRALRSDRTSFVIAHRLSTIRDADLILVMEAGQIVEQGTHASLLAAGGAYARLYEAQFAAPVAEV; from the coding sequence ATGAGCACGCAGAACCGGCCGACGTCGGGCGCTCCCCGCAGTGCCGGACCCAACTCTGCCGCCCCCGGCGGAACCGCAGCGGCCTCGAAAACGGGGACTCCCGACGTCGTACGCATTCCCCGTCCGGCGGGCGGACCGGGACGCGGCGGACCGTTCGCGGGGATGAACGTCCCGGCGGAGAAGGCGATGAACTTCGGGCCGTCGGCCAAGCGGCTGCTGGGCACGCTGCGGCCGGAGCGGGCGTGGCTGCTGCTGGTGCTGATCATGGGGGTGGCCAGCGTGACGCTCTCGGTGATCGGGCCGCGGCTGCTGGGGGAGGGCACCAACCTGATTTTCTCCGGGGTGGTGTCGCGGGAGCTGCCGGCCGGGGTGAGCAAGGCGGAGCTGATCGCACAGCTGCGGGCCGCGGGGGAGAGCCAGAAGGCGGACATGCTGACGCCCATGGCGCTGACGCCGGGGCAGGGGATCGACTTCGCGGCGCTGTCCTCCGTGTTGCTGTGGGCGCTGGTGCTGTACGTGCTGGCGTCGGCGTTTATGTGGGTGCAGGCGTATGTGCTGAACGGGGTGGTGCAGCGGACGGTGTTCGGGCTGCGCGAGGAGATCGAGGCGAAGATCCACCGGCTGCCGCTGCGGTATTTCGATTCGATCCAGCGCGGTGAGCTGCTGAGCCGGGTGACCAACGACGTCGACAACATTTCGCAGAGCCTGCAGCAGTCCATCAGCCAGGCGGTCACGTCGGTGCTGACCGTGGTGGGCGTGCTGGTGATGATGGTCATCCTCTCGCCCACGCTGGCGCTGATCGCGCTGGTGACGGTGCCGCTGACGCTGGGGATCACGGCGCTGATCGCCAAGCGCTCGCAGAAGCTGTTTGTGGCGCAGTGGAAGCACACGGGGGAGCTGAACGGGCAGATCGAGGAGACGTACACCGGGCATGCGCTGGTGAAGGTGTTCGGCCGGCAGCGCGAGGTGGAGGAGCGGTTCCGGCAGAAGAACGTGGAGCTGTACGACGCGAGCTTCGGCGCGCAGTTCATTTCCGGGCTGATCATGCCGGCCATGACGTTCATCGGGAACCTGGTGTATGTGGGGATCGCGGTGGTGGGCGGCCTGCAGGTGGCGTCCGGGGCCATGCAGCTGGGCGACGTGCAGGCGTTCATCCAGTACTCGCGGCAGTTCACCATGCCGCTGGCTCAGCTGGGGTCCATGGCCAACCTGCTGCAGTCCGGGGTGGCGTCCGCGGAGCGGGTGTTCTCGTTGTTGGATGAGCCGGAGGAGTCTGCGGAGCCTGTTGCTTCTTCGGGTCCTGCGTTTGGGCGGGGGCGGCTGGTGTTTGAATCTGTTTCCTTCTCGTATTCGCCGGACAAGCCGCTGATTTCTTCGCTTTCTTTGGTGGCGGAGCCGGGGCAGACGGTGGCGATCGTTGGGCCGACGGGAGCGGGCAAGACCACGCTGGTGAACCTGATGATGCGGTTCTACGAGCTGGATGCGGGACGGATAACGCTCGACGGCGTGGACGTCACCTCAGTGCCCCGGCGCGAGCTGCGCTCGCGGCTGGGCATGGTGCTGCAGGATACGTGGCTGTTCGGCGGGACCATCCGGGACAACATCGCATACGGGCGGCCATCTGCTTCAGAGGACGAGATCCTGGAGGCGGCGCGGGCGACGTATGTGGACCGGTTCGTGCACTCGCTGCCTGATGGTTACGACACGGTTTTGGAGGATGAAGGCTCCAACGTGTCCGCTGGTGAGAAGCAGCTGCTGACGATTGCGCGGGCGTTTCTGGCACGGCCGTCTGTCCTGATTTTGGACGAGGCGACGAGCTCGGTGGACACCCGGACCGAGGTGCTGGTGCAGAAGGCGATGCGTGCCCTCCGGTCCGACCGGACGAGTTTTGTGATCGCACACCGCCTGTCCACCATCCGCGACGCCGACCTCATCCTGGTGATGGAGGCCGGGCAGATCGTGGAACAGGGGACCCACGCTTCGCTGCTGGCTGCAGGTGGGGCTTATGCACGGTTGTATGAGGCGCAGTTTGCGGCTCCGGTGGCGGAGGTTTGA
- a CDS encoding glycoside hydrolase family 15 protein, which translates to MASPIEDYALLSDLQTGPLISRDGSVDWLCFPRFDSPSVFSRILGTDEHGHWLLAPSEAGAAVVDRHYIDSTFVLQTIWKSGGGTVLVTDFMPLGDNGSSLVRRLTGLEGSVEMHQELRIRPGYSTVLPWMSRVRDNAHTAAPVLLAMAGPDALALRGPHLPHAHAHGHEGEFLVSEGEQLDFELTWFPSHRPLPAATDVDVALEEATDYWSRWGSHCRQDGAYGDAVKRSLLVLRALTHFETGGIVAAPTTSLPEDFGGPRNWDYRYCWLRDAALTLESMLTHGYETEALQWRNWLLRALAGDPEQMQIMYGIGGERELPERELPHLPGYANSKPVRIGNAAVSQFQADVVGEVMVALERLRMAGGKEDHFSWALQKVLLGFVEKHIDDKDFGLWEMRGAAQYFTHSRVMMWAAFNSGIRAVRIHGLPGDAEKWEQLRDRLREEIMREGFNRSIDSFTQTYGGTQTDAALLVMPQVGFLPYNDKHMLSTVTRLEQELLTDDGLLLRYRTESGVDGLEPGEHPFLACSFWLVEQYARTGRQAEAKVLMDKLVGLANELGLLSEEYATDEDRMAGNFPQAFSHLTLVRAADAMHGVDRLSLAVEAPV; encoded by the coding sequence ATGGCTTCCCCCATAGAGGATTACGCGTTGCTATCGGACCTTCAGACCGGTCCCCTCATATCCCGGGATGGCAGCGTGGACTGGCTCTGTTTCCCACGCTTCGACTCACCGTCGGTGTTTAGCCGAATCCTAGGCACCGATGAGCACGGTCACTGGCTCTTGGCCCCCAGCGAGGCCGGTGCTGCCGTTGTCGACCGGCACTATATTGACTCGACATTTGTGCTCCAAACCATCTGGAAGTCCGGTGGCGGAACCGTCTTGGTAACCGATTTCATGCCGCTGGGGGACAACGGATCATCCCTTGTCCGCCGGCTGACCGGTTTGGAAGGCAGTGTAGAAATGCACCAGGAACTTCGGATCCGCCCAGGGTATTCGACGGTTTTGCCTTGGATGAGCCGTGTCCGCGACAATGCGCATACGGCGGCGCCGGTCCTGTTGGCCATGGCCGGTCCGGATGCTCTCGCACTGAGGGGACCTCATCTTCCGCATGCCCACGCGCACGGGCACGAAGGAGAGTTCCTCGTTTCGGAGGGCGAGCAGCTGGATTTCGAACTGACGTGGTTCCCCTCGCATCGCCCCTTGCCGGCAGCGACTGACGTTGATGTGGCCCTCGAAGAAGCCACTGACTATTGGAGCCGCTGGGGAAGTCACTGCCGCCAGGACGGCGCCTATGGGGATGCGGTAAAACGTTCATTGCTGGTACTGCGGGCCCTCACACATTTTGAAACCGGCGGCATAGTCGCAGCGCCCACCACGTCCCTCCCCGAGGATTTCGGCGGGCCGCGGAACTGGGACTATCGGTACTGCTGGTTGCGCGATGCGGCCCTGACCCTGGAATCGATGCTGACCCATGGCTACGAAACGGAGGCACTTCAGTGGCGCAACTGGCTCCTTCGGGCCCTCGCCGGCGATCCCGAGCAGATGCAGATCATGTACGGGATAGGCGGAGAACGGGAGCTCCCTGAACGCGAGCTCCCCCACCTCCCTGGCTACGCAAACTCCAAGCCTGTACGCATTGGAAATGCCGCAGTATCGCAGTTCCAGGCTGATGTTGTCGGTGAAGTGATGGTTGCATTGGAAAGACTTCGTATGGCCGGAGGTAAGGAAGACCATTTCTCCTGGGCCCTTCAGAAGGTACTCCTGGGATTCGTCGAAAAACACATCGATGACAAGGACTTCGGCCTATGGGAGATGCGTGGTGCCGCACAGTACTTCACCCACTCCCGCGTGATGATGTGGGCCGCCTTTAACAGTGGGATCCGGGCGGTACGGATCCATGGACTTCCTGGAGACGCTGAAAAGTGGGAGCAACTCCGTGACCGGTTACGTGAAGAGATCATGCGCGAGGGATTCAACCGGAGCATTGACTCCTTTACGCAGACCTATGGCGGAACGCAAACAGACGCGGCGCTACTCGTTATGCCCCAGGTCGGTTTTCTCCCCTACAACGACAAGCACATGCTCAGCACCGTCACACGGCTGGAACAGGAACTCCTTACCGACGACGGCCTTTTGCTGCGCTATCGGACAGAGAGCGGCGTTGATGGCCTGGAGCCGGGTGAACATCCGTTCCTCGCATGCTCTTTCTGGCTTGTGGAGCAGTATGCGCGCACAGGTCGCCAGGCCGAGGCAAAGGTCTTGATGGACAAGCTCGTGGGGCTTGCCAACGAGCTTGGTCTGCTGAGCGAAGAGTACGCAACAGACGAAGATCGGATGGCCGGGAACTTTCCGCAAGCATTCTCGCACTTGACCCTGGTCAGGGCGGCAGATGCCATGCACGGGGTTGACCGTCTCAGTCTGGCGGTCGAAGCTCCCGTTTAA
- a CDS encoding cupin domain-containing protein, translating into MTTTPQLPTPTTGKAVDFWPATSMKAMKDGWPRLRCRFINSNPVGPWDELILSEWELEACGWEDFHPHSETNFVLEGELHIESEGKTVILRPGDAARVNPGQLGRYWAPVYARMVTTYGPNPEGAESHSFRYFEI; encoded by the coding sequence ATGACCACAACGCCTCAGCTCCCGACACCTACGACGGGCAAAGCGGTCGATTTCTGGCCGGCGACGTCCATGAAGGCCATGAAGGACGGATGGCCACGATTGCGCTGCAGGTTCATAAACTCGAATCCCGTAGGCCCATGGGACGAGCTCATCCTGTCGGAGTGGGAGCTGGAAGCCTGTGGCTGGGAGGACTTCCACCCCCACAGCGAGACGAACTTCGTCCTGGAAGGCGAACTCCACATCGAGAGCGAAGGCAAGACTGTCATCCTGAGGCCGGGCGACGCGGCACGCGTAAATCCCGGACAGCTCGGCAGATACTGGGCGCCGGTCTACGCGCGCATGGTAACCACTTACGGCCCCAACCCCGAGGGTGCAGAGTCGCACTCCTTCCGATACTTCGAAATCTGA
- a CDS encoding ABC transporter ATP-binding protein encodes MLWKLLVEYLRPHRQLLIAVVIFQLAQSIASLYLPTLNADIIDEGVAKGDTGVILSLGGLMLAITLLQIVCAVIAVYFGAKAAMGVGRDLRGAIFTRVGEFSEQEVTKFGAPSLITRSTNDVQQVQQLVLMAATMMVAAPMLAIGGVIMAVRQDVQLSWLIAVAVPVLMIGVGLIITRMVPLFRKMQKRIDTVNRVLREQLTGIRVVRAFVREDIETARFARANDDVTDTALRAGRLMALAFPVVMLVLNVSSVAVIWFGSFRIEDGSMQVGTLIAFLSYLMQILMSVMMATFMAVMIPRAAVSADRIGEVLNTESSVRPPLKPVSSAVPSGGRRRGELEMRDVGFAYPGADQPVLSGLSFTAKAGQTTAIIGSTGAGKTTLVNLMPRLFDATTGSVRMDGVDVRELHPDLLWGHIGLVPQRPYLFTGTVRSNLQYGKPDATEDELWTALEIAQARDFVEEMEGGLDAPISQGGTNVSGGQRQRLAIARALVKRPELYIFDDSFSSLDTGTDARLRQALKRNTAGATLVIIAQRVSSIVDADQILVLDDGRIVGRGTHRGLLETSETYREIVSSQLAAEETV; translated from the coding sequence ATGCTCTGGAAACTGCTTGTTGAATACCTGCGGCCGCACCGGCAGCTGCTGATCGCCGTCGTGATTTTCCAGCTGGCGCAGTCCATCGCGTCGCTGTACCTGCCCACGCTGAACGCGGACATCATCGATGAGGGTGTGGCCAAGGGGGACACCGGCGTCATCCTCAGCCTGGGCGGCCTGATGCTGGCGATCACGCTGCTGCAGATCGTGTGCGCCGTGATTGCCGTGTACTTCGGGGCGAAGGCGGCCATGGGCGTGGGCCGGGACCTCCGCGGCGCCATCTTCACCCGGGTGGGGGAGTTCTCCGAGCAGGAAGTCACCAAGTTCGGCGCGCCCAGCCTCATCACCCGCTCCACCAACGACGTCCAGCAGGTCCAGCAGCTGGTGCTGATGGCCGCCACCATGATGGTGGCCGCGCCCATGCTCGCCATCGGCGGCGTGATCATGGCCGTGCGGCAGGACGTGCAGCTGTCCTGGCTGATCGCCGTCGCCGTGCCCGTGCTCATGATCGGGGTGGGGCTGATCATCACCCGGATGGTGCCGCTGTTCCGGAAGATGCAGAAGCGGATCGACACCGTGAACCGGGTGCTCCGCGAGCAGCTCACCGGCATCCGCGTGGTGCGCGCGTTCGTCCGCGAGGACATCGAGACCGCCCGCTTCGCCCGGGCCAACGACGACGTCACTGACACCGCGCTGCGGGCCGGCCGGCTGATGGCGCTCGCGTTCCCCGTGGTGATGCTGGTGCTGAACGTCTCCAGCGTGGCGGTGATCTGGTTCGGCTCGTTCCGGATCGAGGACGGCTCCATGCAGGTGGGCACCCTCATCGCGTTCCTGAGCTACCTGATGCAGATCCTGATGTCCGTCATGATGGCCACGTTTATGGCGGTGATGATCCCGCGCGCCGCCGTCTCCGCGGACCGGATCGGCGAGGTGCTGAACACCGAGTCGAGCGTCCGGCCGCCGCTAAAGCCCGTGAGTAGCGCGGTTCCGTCCGGCGGGCGGCGCCGCGGGGAGCTGGAAATGCGCGACGTCGGATTCGCCTACCCGGGTGCCGACCAGCCCGTCCTCTCCGGGCTCAGCTTCACCGCCAAAGCAGGGCAGACGACGGCGATCATCGGCAGCACCGGCGCCGGCAAGACCACCCTGGTGAACCTCATGCCGCGGCTGTTCGACGCCACCACCGGCTCGGTGCGGATGGACGGCGTGGACGTCCGCGAGCTGCACCCGGACCTGCTCTGGGGGCACATCGGCCTCGTCCCGCAGCGGCCCTACCTGTTCACCGGCACCGTCCGCAGCAACCTGCAGTACGGCAAGCCGGACGCCACCGAGGACGAGCTCTGGACCGCCCTGGAGATCGCCCAGGCACGCGACTTCGTGGAGGAGATGGAGGGCGGGCTCGATGCGCCCATCTCCCAGGGCGGCACCAACGTCTCCGGCGGACAGCGGCAGCGGCTGGCCATCGCCCGGGCCCTGGTGAAACGGCCCGAGCTGTACATCTTCGACGACTCCTTCTCCTCGCTGGACACCGGCACCGACGCCCGGCTCCGCCAGGCCCTCAAGCGCAACACCGCCGGCGCCACGCTGGTGATCATCGCCCAGCGCGTGTCCAGCATCGTGGACGCGGACCAGATCTTAGTGCTCGACGACGGCAGGATCGTGGGGCGCGGAACGCACCGCGGGCTGCTGGAGACGTCCGAAACGTACCGGGAGATTGTCTCCTCCCAGCTGGCAGCGGAGGAGACGGTATGA
- a CDS encoding cupin domain-containing protein, with protein METNLVGTLSKAGSIHKVEGGYVGLPPMNEPGTVAAIGDSLHNPEGSIMSAGFFELKASEPLVYTYTYDEMKVVVQGEFILTDQTSGEVTHAKERDILFFPKGTTVKFETPEYGLGFFAGHRSFAP; from the coding sequence ATGGAAACCAACCTCGTAGGAACACTCAGCAAGGCCGGATCCATCCACAAGGTAGAAGGCGGTTATGTCGGTCTGCCGCCGATGAACGAGCCTGGGACGGTCGCTGCAATCGGTGACTCCCTCCACAACCCCGAGGGTTCGATCATGAGCGCCGGTTTCTTCGAATTGAAGGCCTCGGAACCCTTGGTATACACGTACACCTACGACGAAATGAAGGTAGTCGTGCAGGGTGAATTCATCCTCACGGACCAGACCAGCGGGGAAGTCACCCACGCGAAAGAGCGCGACATTCTGTTTTTCCCCAAGGGCACTACAGTCAAGTTCGAGACCCCTGAGTACGGTCTGGGGTTCTTCGCCGGCCACCGCTCCTTCGCGCCCTAG
- a CDS encoding GntR family transcriptional regulator, translated as MTTWREQLAFAPLATFDRGEEVGRRLKYAIELGVLEDGSQLPSESELAAKMGVSTLTLRAALAELRGRGLIETRRGKGGGSFVKASTGDIIQAERESLMAYSLDDLRDIREYWAFLAGSAAASAAERSGRLSLGRLASMAVKIASSEDSAQAIRDDSRFHIELAASSGSVRLTREEMAMQAEVGPLIWAAPAENGNAAAEHVSIVEAIRSGDGMLARALAEEHVRSDMNRVLDLRMSVDASREESFPGPGKEEREVASIESFTELLANTASASIRSIEHAVHVQLGSQPQGDSSDLDAIYDASRRTLEGAVPLLYGAGFLPDVSFGPAGAAWCHAPAGPQSLQRLVIDWDLYESGTATWRPEDYGDGAVHISHAYLDANGSNENIVTFSKAVFLGEEMVGIAAADVLVRGIQSQLEPHLRALPPNTCLVDQNDVIIATNTGRFMGGIYSPAQYAGKQLDLHAMPWRLFVGIPTAGTTGE; from the coding sequence ATGACCACGTGGAGAGAGCAGCTCGCATTCGCCCCCTTGGCCACCTTTGATCGAGGGGAAGAGGTCGGGAGGCGGCTCAAGTATGCCATCGAGCTCGGCGTCCTTGAAGACGGGTCCCAGTTGCCCAGCGAAAGCGAGCTTGCGGCCAAGATGGGTGTGTCGACACTAACTCTTCGCGCCGCGTTGGCTGAGCTGCGGGGGCGCGGCCTGATCGAGACGCGGCGCGGCAAGGGCGGCGGAAGCTTCGTCAAGGCCAGTACTGGCGACATCATCCAGGCGGAGCGTGAGTCGCTCATGGCCTATTCTCTTGATGACCTACGCGACATCCGTGAGTACTGGGCCTTTTTGGCGGGCTCGGCAGCTGCTTCCGCTGCGGAGCGGAGTGGGCGGCTTTCCCTGGGGCGCCTGGCATCCATGGCGGTCAAGATTGCATCGTCGGAGGATTCTGCGCAGGCGATTCGCGACGACAGCAGGTTTCACATCGAGCTTGCCGCAAGCTCGGGTTCTGTGAGGCTTACCCGCGAGGAAATGGCGATGCAAGCCGAGGTCGGGCCGCTGATCTGGGCAGCCCCTGCCGAAAACGGAAACGCGGCAGCAGAACATGTCTCTATCGTGGAGGCGATTCGGTCCGGAGACGGGATGCTTGCCCGGGCTCTAGCCGAGGAGCATGTACGTTCGGATATGAACCGCGTGCTCGACCTACGAATGAGCGTCGATGCATCACGCGAAGAATCCTTCCCTGGCCCCGGCAAGGAGGAACGCGAAGTAGCATCGATCGAGTCCTTTACCGAGCTGCTGGCAAATACCGCCTCAGCTTCGATCCGTTCGATTGAGCACGCGGTGCACGTTCAACTCGGCTCCCAGCCTCAGGGCGACAGCTCTGACCTGGACGCAATCTACGACGCTTCGCGACGGACTCTCGAGGGGGCCGTTCCACTTTTATACGGAGCGGGCTTCCTGCCCGACGTTTCATTCGGCCCTGCGGGTGCGGCGTGGTGCCATGCCCCGGCGGGACCTCAGTCGCTTCAGCGGCTCGTCATCGACTGGGACTTATACGAGAGCGGTACCGCAACCTGGCGCCCCGAGGACTACGGCGACGGAGCCGTCCACATCAGCCATGCTTACCTGGATGCCAACGGGAGCAACGAAAACATCGTCACCTTCAGCAAAGCCGTTTTTTTGGGGGAGGAAATGGTCGGGATAGCAGCTGCAGATGTACTTGTCCGGGGAATCCAAAGCCAGCTCGAACCGCACCTCCGGGCCTTACCCCCGAATACGTGCCTCGTCGACCAGAACGATGTGATCATCGCAACCAACACCGGCCGCTTCATGGGGGGAATCTACTCACCCGCACAATACGCCGGGAAGCAGCTTGACCTCCACGCCATGCCCTGGCGGCTCTTCGTGGGCATCCCTACCGCCGGCACCACTGGAGAATGA
- a CDS encoding NAD(P)-binding domain-containing protein: MTLRVGIIGAGPSGLAQLRAFESARQKGAPIPEILCFEKQDDWGGQWNNSWRIGLDAHGEPVHSSMYRHLWSNGPKECLEFSDYSFDEHFGRPISSFPPREVLFDYIKGRVEKSDVRKYVKFNTVARHTSYNEATQEFTLTVEDLKTNLTETHVFDRLVVATGHFSVPSVPEFKGIKTFPGEVLHAHDFRGAERFYGKNLLMIGSSYSAEDIGMQAHKMGAASITISYRTSPMDYHWPENTVERPLVTHFQGRTAHFSDGTQDDFDAVVLGTGYQHKYPFLPSELSLMSPNVLYPGNLYKGVVWQQNTNLFYLGAQDQYYTFNMFDAQAWFARDVMTGAIDLPSLDEREADIQLWLERQAALPDHDSEADFQTDYLRELIDATDYPPFDLDAVSQLFKDWMHHKETDILGYRDMVHRSVVTGTMATRHHTRWLNAMDDSLERYLYGPSQDIDTETPADVTDSLAAR, encoded by the coding sequence ATGACACTACGAGTCGGAATCATTGGTGCCGGCCCCAGCGGCCTGGCACAACTTCGGGCGTTTGAATCAGCACGCCAAAAAGGCGCCCCCATTCCCGAGATCCTATGCTTTGAGAAGCAGGACGACTGGGGCGGCCAGTGGAACAACAGTTGGCGGATCGGCCTGGACGCTCACGGCGAGCCGGTCCACTCCAGCATGTACCGCCACCTATGGTCCAATGGGCCCAAGGAATGCCTCGAATTCTCGGACTATTCCTTTGACGAGCACTTTGGCCGCCCCATTTCCTCCTTCCCGCCCCGAGAGGTTCTCTTCGACTACATCAAGGGCCGCGTGGAAAAGTCCGACGTCCGCAAGTACGTCAAGTTCAACACCGTCGCCCGCCACACCAGCTACAACGAGGCAACGCAGGAATTTACCCTGACGGTAGAGGACCTCAAAACCAACCTCACTGAAACCCACGTATTCGACAGGCTCGTGGTCGCTACCGGACACTTCTCCGTCCCTTCCGTCCCCGAGTTCAAAGGCATCAAAACCTTCCCGGGCGAGGTCTTGCATGCCCACGATTTCCGCGGAGCAGAGCGCTTTTACGGCAAGAACCTGCTCATGATCGGCAGCAGCTATTCCGCCGAGGACATCGGCATGCAGGCCCACAAGATGGGCGCCGCGTCGATCACCATCAGCTACCGCACATCCCCGATGGATTATCACTGGCCGGAGAACACGGTTGAACGCCCGCTCGTCACTCACTTCCAGGGCCGCACCGCGCACTTCAGCGACGGCACCCAAGATGACTTTGACGCCGTCGTACTCGGCACCGGATACCAGCACAAGTACCCGTTCCTGCCCAGCGAGCTGTCGCTGATGTCGCCAAACGTGCTGTACCCGGGCAACCTTTACAAGGGGGTGGTGTGGCAGCAGAACACCAACCTCTTCTACCTTGGCGCTCAGGACCAGTACTACACGTTCAACATGTTTGACGCGCAAGCGTGGTTTGCCCGCGACGTCATGACCGGAGCGATTGACCTGCCGTCCCTTGACGAGCGCGAGGCGGACATCCAGCTCTGGCTCGAGCGCCAAGCCGCGCTGCCGGATCATGACTCGGAAGCTGATTTCCAGACGGACTACCTGCGGGAACTCATTGACGCCACTGATTACCCGCCCTTTGACTTGGACGCTGTTTCCCAGCTCTTCAAAGACTGGATGCATCACAAGGAGACGGACATCCTGGGGTACCGCGACATGGTCCACCGCTCCGTGGTCACCGGCACCATGGCGACCAGGCACCACACCCGCTGGCTCAACGCCATGGATGACTCCTTGGAGCGGTACCTGTATGGTCCCTCGCAGGATATAGACACCGAAACTCCTGCCGACGTCACCGACAGCTTGGCCGCCAGATAA
- a CDS encoding APC family permease — MSKNHSDGVGHLERSIDWKQGLAIALGVPLLILPSLGYLPMYLSAAAILVWGLSVLQGFFQNTAYAELATTFPKASGLPGFAQHVFRTGNYKGKYDKGKLIGGFSAWSYWFAWNPVLAIFAILVGGYLHGLFPVLGETFTEYQLALLSGLVIFTGLSVVNWFGLKDGALLGYVLAAISLIPLVVLAVAPFATGHVELANITGNWLPADWSWDMHHILILFGIFAIAQWSACGWETAAIYGPEYKKPGKDVPKALFACGIICFFSYVLVQAAVIGVLGVEGVQAEPISPLIPVALAVFGEAGTVITIIMLIAAMILIIQTAYLGSSRAMHSMATEGNLPRVFGKTNRQGTPFVAMLVTAAFNMALISMGSISAILAAAAIGYTCANGISLFAYVKAKKHPDFANLERPFKAPKGWKHVAMAFGLFNLPLCLVGVVYLNSLEIGWTSTWLGFLVLALYIPIWFYSQHESGRSKKAATARSSDHDAADLAKLPASR, encoded by the coding sequence ATGAGTAAAAACCATTCAGACGGCGTCGGTCACTTGGAAAGGTCGATCGACTGGAAACAGGGTCTGGCCATTGCGCTGGGGGTGCCCTTGCTGATTCTGCCCTCTCTGGGCTACCTTCCGATGTATTTATCGGCTGCGGCCATCCTTGTCTGGGGATTATCAGTCCTCCAGGGCTTCTTTCAGAACACCGCCTATGCCGAATTGGCCACCACCTTTCCCAAGGCCTCCGGCCTGCCAGGTTTTGCGCAGCATGTATTTCGTACCGGGAACTACAAGGGCAAGTACGACAAGGGCAAGCTGATCGGCGGCTTCAGCGCCTGGAGCTACTGGTTTGCCTGGAATCCGGTACTGGCGATCTTCGCCATTCTGGTCGGCGGATACCTGCACGGGCTGTTCCCGGTGCTGGGCGAGACCTTTACCGAGTATCAGCTCGCACTGCTCTCAGGCTTGGTGATCTTCACCGGGTTGTCCGTGGTCAACTGGTTCGGCCTCAAGGATGGCGCCCTTCTGGGCTACGTCCTGGCTGCCATATCGCTGATCCCGCTGGTTGTCCTGGCCGTCGCGCCTTTTGCGACCGGGCACGTTGAGCTCGCGAACATCACCGGCAACTGGCTGCCGGCTGATTGGTCCTGGGACATGCATCACATCCTGATCCTCTTCGGCATCTTTGCGATCGCTCAGTGGAGTGCCTGTGGCTGGGAGACGGCAGCCATCTACGGTCCTGAATACAAAAAACCCGGCAAGGACGTCCCCAAAGCGCTGTTTGCCTGCGGCATTATCTGCTTCTTCTCGTATGTACTGGTGCAGGCAGCAGTGATCGGTGTCCTTGGTGTCGAGGGTGTTCAGGCTGAGCCCATCTCACCCCTGATCCCAGTCGCACTGGCCGTCTTCGGCGAAGCCGGTACCGTCATCACCATCATCATGTTGATCGCCGCCATGATCCTGATCATTCAGACGGCTTATCTGGGTTCCTCCCGCGCCATGCACTCCATGGCGACGGAAGGCAACCTTCCCAGGGTCTTCGGCAAAACAAACCGGCAAGGAACCCCGTTCGTTGCCATGCTCGTCACCGCAGCATTCAACATGGCACTGATTTCCATGGGATCCATATCGGCGATTCTTGCAGCCGCAGCCATCGGCTACACCTGTGCCAACGGCATCAGCCTGTTCGCCTACGTCAAAGCCAAGAAGCACCCCGACTTCGCGAACCTGGAACGACCGTTCAAGGCACCCAAGGGCTGGAAACATGTCGCCATGGCCTTTGGCTTGTTCAATCTGCCCCTGTGCCTGGTGGGCGTGGTCTACCTGAATAGCCTGGAGATCGGCTGGACCTCAACCTGGCTCGGCTTCCTCGTGTTGGCGCTCTACATACCCATCTGGTTCTATTCCCAGCACGAATCGGGTCGCTCCAAAAAAGCAGCCACTGCTCGCTCTTCAGATCACGATGCCGCAGATCTGGCAAAGCTTCCAGCTTCCAGGTGA